The nucleotide sequence AATTAAATTGATTACCTAGAATTAATTGGCAAATTAAAAACTGAACACTTAATATCAACTTAAgaataataaacttaaaattgatAACATCAAGCCAAGACTAAACTTGCTTTCACGGTGAAACCGAGTAGAGTTGGGTATTCGGATGGTAGAAATAGAATGCAAAATTAAATGTTAACGGAAGTTGTTTGATACGTGACTTACTTCGACACTCACCTTTGCTAACCAAACTCAAAAACTAAACCACCCCAATTAGGTGTAGTTCGATTAAATCGAATAACATTATTTAATCACTATTATAAGATAAaacatgcattatgtttatttttaattctatttaGAATTATTCTAAACACTTATAATGTATAGAACGATTTATGTTAATTTTTAATCCCAATTAGAAAAATTCGCTTTATCCGAAAACGATAAacaaaacataaatttaaattaatttgaacgGGTGCGCCAATTTAACGAATAAGCGATACGCGAAGCATGTTGTATTAAACAGATCAAaacaaatattaaattttaacccCACAAGCACAGTAAAAGACACATCTTGAGAAGAGCCTTGGCCTCTTTATTTATAGTGCTGGTTCCACTCCATCAAGAACGAACATGCGATTTGGGACTAAACTTTAAGGGTGTTTTCAATTCGGGATTATCCTTGATAATTTTGATTATCTATTCAAAATTATTAACGAAAACCttatttgatttaggtaatcaatgattcCAAGTAATATTTCATGTTTGACACGTCAGTAAAAGAAATATGCAATCTGAAATCGGAAAATCAcggaaaattgaattttttttttattccggggttaacaaatttttttacctaaaataccctcgaataaaagaaaaatgtgataaaaaagaaaaatgtaaagaaaaaaaataaaaaataaaataaaaaatgtaaaaaaaattaaaaaatagaaaaaatattaaaaaacaaataataataaaaaaatagttttttttttaaaaaatagaaaaatagaaaaatgtaaaaaaaaaaaaacgtaaaaaataataaaaaacataaaaaaattttaaaaaatatataaaaataaaaaaatagaaaaaaatagaaaaaatataaaaaattaaaaagcataaaaaaataaaaaaaataaaaaaaacttttaaaaagtttttaaaaataaaaaatggaaaaaataaaaaaatattatatttgaattatatatatatatatatatataattgattttataattaaggataatataataaaatattaaattagattatttattaaaatcttaaaaaaaataaatttttaccggTCGAATCAAATGCACCCTAAACTCCATCTCGACTATGGCCATTAGTTTTTTTTCTAGAAGAGGCGAGAGTACAAACCGTGATCCAGCTTTGAGCACGTCTCCTTCCCCTTGGCCGCGGAAAAGAAAGGAGAGTCTTCACTCTTTCATTGCTGCCGCTTGCGATTTTATATTGGAGGCAGTTAGGGTTTGTTGCTTCGCCGCTGCAGCTGCGTAGGCGAGCAGGAATGGCGATCGCCTACTTTCCGTCTCTCACCCTCTCTCCGCCTCGCTCCTCCGTAAGCGGATCGAAGTCTCCGCCAAAGCCGTCTGTGGGTTTGATCCCCCGATTCGCTCGGCTCGTCACTAGTCGGCTTCAGATGCCAATCCTTCGAGCTGCGTCGCCTGGTTCCTCCGCCGCAGTCACTACCGGCGGCGTCGATGCGACTGCGACCTGGGATGCCCTTGATGGCGTCCGTGTCTTCGCGGTGGGCACTGGAGAGCCCGTGTTCCTCAGGGATCTCTGGGACCAAAACGAAGTATCAAATTGCTTCCCTTTTTTTCCCTTCTCCCGTTCATAATTTTTTGCATTCATCTTGCATGATTActgattttctaaatctttcttcTCTAGATCTGATTGCCACATGTTCTTAGTTTGTTCGATTAGGCAATTGTTAGCTGTTCCGTTTCATTGTCCTGGCAGATTGATACATGATCAACTACTTTTGTCTGGATTAGGGCGTTGCAGTGGTTGCGCTCATGAGACATTTTGGATGTTTTTGTTGGTGAGTTTAGCTCTTCTCTTTTGATACCTGCAAACTCATAGATGATTAGCGATAACATTTAGTCCGTTTGTGTTGACACCAAACAGTTGGGAGCTTGCTTCAGTCTTGAAAGAGTCGATATCTAAATTTGATGCAGCAGGAGTTAAACTAATTGCAGTTGGTGTTGGGACTCCTGACAAAGCTCGCATGCTTGCTGAACGGGTAATGATTTCAATTTTGCAGTTAACTTTGATTGTAGTAATCAGTTGTTTTACATTAGTATGTTTGTTCTATGTTTCAGGAGAGAGCATATCTCCTGAAAACATGGAGATTTTCCAGTTTCCTTTGCTTATGTTCTCCTTCCTTAGAAATTTACAAGGAATCTGACGAATGCAAAAGAAATATTGAAATCCCACTTAGCTTGCTGCTTtagcatctttttttttttttttttttttttttttaccaaaatctATGCAAAACAGGGAGGAAATCATATGGGAACACACATGTTCTGATCTCTAATAAATGGTTGCTCCTAGATCGTAGgcaaaaacaaaggaaaattgtTAATAGTTTAATCATAGGTCTTTATGGTTGTCCCTAGGAAGTGTTAGTGTATAAGTTGAAGAACTTCATGATCGAAAAATTAGGTTGAGAAATCTCAACACAAAACTTATGCATTCTATTCAGTTCTTAAGAAATTATAAACGGAATAGATAAAATTACGGAAGCGTACTAGAATCCATAGTATGCAATTGATTTTGGACAAGATCTTCAATTTGCAGATCTTCTTTAGTATCCGGAGAGTTTTGTCGATGAGGAAACAAAACAAAAGCATTATCTGCAAACTGGGACCATAACCCTTAGGGcgtgtttggttcggggttatcgctgataaccttagttggttatcaacgatagccttgtttggtttaagtaattgGTGATTCCTGGTGATGCAACATTCCCGCCACATCAGCAATTAGGGAATAGAACTAGGAATCACAAAACCTTGGAAATCTTAGGTTTTCTATGATTCCtgggttatcaatattttttccaaaattacccTTCGAATCTTCCCCAACATTCTCTCAGAGCTCAACGCCCCTCCGCCTCTTCCCCAACAGCCGGCGCCGCCTGCTGCCTCGCTTCGCCACCAGTTCGACCTTTCCCCCGCTAGCACAGAGCAACACAGCATCGGACAAGGAGATGAGCAAGAGTAAATTACAAGGGACGAGATCTTCTTCCGCCTTCTCCCCTTCGATCTCCTCCACGAGATGATCTTACCCTTCGACTTCTGCCCAACAGCCGTCACGAGCTCGTCGCAGTCAACATGGGCCGTGTCGATCACTTTCCTTTTTGCTTCCCCTTCGTGGAGATTGTTCATAATCATTCTGTGCTTTTCGAGTACCAATCGAAACTGATTCGTGGGGCGTCGATGGCTTGCGGAGGAGGCGACATTGCTGCCTTGGAGAAAGAAGATGTCGGCGTGGAAAAATTGGGCATGAGGGAGAAGCACAGTAGAAAGGTAagcatattaaaaaatttaatcacatatcttatttgaatatatataaatttaaagtaTATATAATTAGTTAATGACATATCTaatcatatttaaaatatatataaatttattttaaaatttaaaattataaatcaattttatttatttattatatatattatcaatttattaattaataatattataataatttaatttaatttaatttaatctaaaaaatAATCATATAATTGAACCAGGGGTAATGTAGTAAATGTTAAGTTAGATTATACCATTacttaggttgaaccaaacaagataaggattatattttatttcccataaccttggttatgtgattaccaagtaatcatataaccaaggttatgtttgataacttgaaccaaacgcacccttatttATAGAAACATAAATTTGCCTATTTCTAATTTGGCGcctcaacaaattagaaattgtACATGGTATCCATattaatttattcataacaattaaacccttaagtcatattccttaatcataaatttggtcacattaaattatgacttatttaattgatgacattagacatttataattacaattatggtcccaaaattctaacaatctcccactggaCCATATGTGTAAACTTATAAATGTTAACCTTAATGAGCTCTGAACTTTTGTCATCATAGTTGTAGGGTTTCCTTAACAATCTGGTCCATTAATTATATAGACATAGGATCAATGTAGTCTTCGTTGTATCTTTCACAATTAAACCATCAATGATCACATACATCAATATAATCAAATGACATAGATCAATTATAAATATGTGACATGAAAATTACATGCAAGGTGATCTAttcatgtcaattttcaactggtcctcCTTAACCAAGGTGAgatcaaaactttaacttaagtTATACAAAGTGTAATGAAGTAAACATTGAACTTTATATCTGATCAGATAATCTCCAAATACATATGTTTCATCAACATAACCAAACATATATAGAAAACGTGTATAGTACAAACTGCCACTAGATCTAGATTTCACCAAACTGAATAACACCCATATGAGTGGTATGCTCATAAAAGATATTGGGTGGTAAACCCATTGTAAAAGGATCTGCTATCATGGAGTTTGTGCCTATGTGTTCTATCGAAATCTGTCCACTTTGTACCCTTTCTTTCACAACAAGGAACTTAATATCAATGTGCTTCGATTTTGTCGAGCTCTTATTGTTGTTAGAATACAATACAACTGATCGATTGTCACAAAATAACTTCAGTTGTCTTTCAACCTTTCCCAAAATATGCAGCCCAGTGACAAATTTTCAGCCATATTCCATGATTAGATGCCTCATAACATGCTATAAACTCTGCTGCCATGGTGGAAGAAGCTGTCAAACATAACCTGAAGTGGATCCCATGCTATCTTGGCATCCCGTAAAATCAGAGTCAGAATATCTCATGATCTCAAGAGTATCTGGCCTCTTATATGTGAGCATGTAATcattaattctctttaaatatcTCATTACCCTCTTTGCTGCtttccaatgatccattcctgggTTGCTTAAATATTTGGCCAACACTCCAACAATGTACGCAATATTCGGACGCGTACAAACTtgagcatacataagacttcctacagctgaagaaTAAGGAATCTTTTGCATTTCTTGAGTCTCGAGGCTTCCTTTAGGGCATTGTTTAAGACTAAACTTGTCTCCTTTAGCGACTGGGGTATTACCTTGTTTGCAATCTTGCATGCCAAATCTTTTAAGCATTTTATCCATATAGTTCTTTTGCGATAATCCAAGAATACCTCGAGAACGATCTCGATGTATTTAGATTCTTAATACAAAAGATGCgttaccaagatctttcattccaaaatatctagatagaaatctcTTGGTATCGTTTAACATACCTATATCGTTTGTGGCAAGtaaaatgtcatcaacatatagaaCCAGGTAGATATGCTTACTCCCACTGAACTTATGATACATACAATCATCTAACACATTTACCTCAAAACCAAATGAGATGATTATTTGATGAAATTTCTAGTACCATTGACGAGATTcttgttttaacccatagatGGACTTCTTAAGTTTGCAAACCATACTCTTTGGATCTCTTAATACAAAGtattctggttgcaccatatagatTGTTTTCTCAATGTCTCCATTGagaaaagctatcttgacatccatctgatggAGTTCCATATCGAAGTGTGCGACAAGTGCCATGATTGTCCTTAAAGAGTCCTTCGTTGA is from Zingiber officinale cultivar Zhangliang chromosome 7B, Zo_v1.1, whole genome shotgun sequence and encodes:
- the LOC122006103 gene encoding thioredoxin-like protein AAED1, chloroplastic, translating into MAIAYFPSLTLSPPRSSVSGSKSPPKPSVGLIPRFARLVTSRLQMPILRAASPGSSAAVTTGGVDATATWDALDGVRVFAVGTGEPVFLRDLWDQNEGVAVVALMRHFGCFCCWELASVLKESISKFDAAGVKLIAVGVGTPDKARMLAERLPFPMDYLYADSERKAYGALGLYFGLGRTFFNPASTKVFSRWESIKKANKNYTITATPDDRSSVLQQGGMFVFKGKQLLYGRKDEGTGDHAPLDEILNICNNAKIA